A DNA window from Arachis duranensis cultivar V14167 chromosome 3, aradu.V14167.gnm2.J7QH, whole genome shotgun sequence contains the following coding sequences:
- the LOC107481733 gene encoding tubby-like F-box protein 8 produces the protein MSFRSIVRDVRGSFGSLSMRSFDVRLTGHHRGKSHGSVQDLHDQPFVVQSSCWASLPPELLYDVIKRLEESESTWPARKHVVACAAVCRSWRSMCKEIVKSPEFCGKLTFPVSLKQPGPRDGMVQCFIKRDKSSLTYRLFLCLSPALLVENGKFLLSAKRTRRTTYTEYVISMDAGNISRSSSTYIGKLRSNFLGTKFIIYDTQPPYTGAHVAAPGVGRTSRRFYSKKVSPKVPSGSYNIAQVTYELNVLGTRGPRKMHCVMHSIPMSALDVGGSVPGQPELLPRALEDSFRSISFSKSLDRSIEFSSARFSEIGGSSNEDLDDKTRPLVLKNKPPRWHEQLQCWCLNFRGRVTVASVKNFQLIAAMPPPAGVPTPSQPAPPEHDKVILQFGKVGKDMFTMDYRYPLSAFQAFAICLSSFDTKLACE, from the exons ATGTCGTTCCGAAGCATAGTTCGAGATGTGAGGGGTAGTTTCGGGAGCTTGTCTATGAGGAGTTTTGATGTTAGGCTCACTGGCCATCATAGAGGAAAATCTCATGGGTCTGTACAAGACTTGCATGACCAGCCTTTTGTTGTTCAAAGTAGTTGCTGGGCTAGCTTGCCCCCGGAATTATTATATGATGTCATTAAAAGACTCGAGGAGAGCGAGAGCACGTGGCCTGCTCGAAAGCATGTTGTTGCATGTGCTGCAGTATGCAGGTCTTGGAGGAGTATGTGCAAGGAAATTGTGAAGAGTCCAGAGTTCTGTGGCAAACTCACGTTTCCTGTGTCCTTGAAGCAG CCAGGACCACGTGATGGAATGGTTCAATGTTTTATCAAAAGAGATAAATCAAGTTTAACGTACCGCCTATTCCTTTGTCTCAGCCCTG CTTTGCTAGTTGAAAATGGGAAATTCCTCCTTTCTGCCAAGAGGACGAGGAGAACAACTTACACAGAGTATGTCATTTCGATGGATGCTGGCAACATATCTAGATCAAGTAGCACTTACATTGGGAAGCTGAG ATCGAACTTTCTTGGCACAAAATTCATCATATATGATACACAGCCTCCATACACTGGTGCCCATGTAGCAGCTCCAGGGGTTGGGAGAACAAGCCGGAGATTTTATTCCAAGAAGGTTTCACCCAAGGTCCCATCTGGGAGTTACAACATAGCTCAGGTGACATATGAATTGAATGTGCTTGGCACAAGAGGCCCCAGGAAGATGCATTGtgttatgcattcaataccaaTGTCAGCACTTGATGTGGGTGGCAGCGTTCCTGGTCAACCAGAGCTTCTTCCTCGCGCCTTAGAGGACTCATTCCGAAGCATCTCCTTTTCCAAGTCCCTAGATCGCTCTATCGAGTTCAGCAGTGCTCGATTCTCTGAGATTGGGGGATCCTCCAACGAAGACTTAGATGACAAGACAAGGCCCTTGGTCCTGAAAAACAAGCCTCCAAGATGGCATGAACAATTACAATGTTGGTGTCTTAATTTCCGGGGAAGGGTAACAGTTGCATCTGTAAAAAACTTTCAGCTCATTGCTGCAATGCCGCCACCTGCCGGTGTGCCAACGCCATCTCAGCCGGCTCCCCCGGAGCATGACAAGGTAATTCTGCAGTTCGGCAAAGTCGGAAAAGATATGTTCACAATGGATTATAGGTATCCACTATCTGCATTCCAGGCTTTTGCAATATGCTTGAGCAGCTTTGACACCAAATTGGCTTGTGAATAA